TGGCGCGAGACCATACGGGCGTTGCGCCCCTTCTCGGTCTGGTCCTTCTTGAAACTGTCGATCTCCTCGATGACCACGATGGGAATGACGATGTCATGTTCCTGGAAGTGGAAGATGGCCATCGGGTCGTGGAGCAGGACATTCGTGTCCAGGACAAAGACCTTCTTGCTGGATGCCACCATGTTGATTCTCCCGAATTTGCGTCGCTGCCTTGGCTGGAAGCCTACCAGAAACGCTGCCGTAGCATGAGATGCCGGGGGTGAAGTCCCTGCTTCATCGGGGACCTCATGGTCCCCATCCCCGCCTCCATGGCCAAACAGCTGATGCATACAGGGAAAAGAGGGGCATGCGGACGAGGATGGCGAAGAGCTTTCCCTGCCGAGCGGACTTCCCGATCCCACCCCCCTGAGCCGGCCGAGCCCTCTGGACCAGTCGAACCCACAGCCTCACGCCACCCAACGCGAAAGCGGGGCCCAAAGACCCCGCTTCCTTTAAATTACGCGTCAGCTTCAGCCCTGGGCCTTGACCTTCCGGAACTCCTCGATCATGAGGGGCAGCACCTCCACCGCATCACCAACAATCCCAAAGGTGGCGATGTCGAAGATGGGGGCGTGGGGATCCTTGTTCACCGCAATGATGAGATCAGAGGAGGACATGCCCGCCACGTGCTGGATGGCGCCGGAGATGCCGATGGCGAAGTAGATCTTCGGTCCCACGGTCTTGCCGGTCTGGCCCACCTGGTGCATGTGGGGGATCCAGCCTGCATCCACCGCGGCACGGGAGGCACCCACGGCCCCACCCAGGACATCAGCCAGCTCCTGGATCAGGGCGAAGTGCTCGGGCTTCTTGAGACCACGGCCACCGGAGACGATGACCTCGGCCTCCTCCAGGTTGCAGACGGCACCCTGCAGCTTCACCACTTCCAGCAGACGGGTGCGGATGTCCGCCGCATTGACCTTGCTGGGGACGCGGATGATCTCACCACTGCGGCTGTAGTCAGGGACAGGCTTCTTGAACACCGAAGGACGCACGGTGCCCATCTGGGGACGGTGATCAGGGCACAGGATGGTGGCCATGATGTTGCCCCCGAAGGCAGGACGGGTCCAGGCCACCAGACCGGTGGCCTCGTCGATGCCCAGGCCGGTGCAGTCGGCGGTGAGGCCGGTGCTCACACGGCAGGCCACCCTGGGACCGAGATCACGGCCGTCATTGGTAGCACCCAGGAGGATCACGGAGGGATGGTAGGTTTCGATGAGGTCAGACAGGGCGATGGTGAAGCCGTCGGTGCTGTAGTGCTGCAACTCAGGAGCGTCGACCAAGTAGACCTGGTCCACACCGCAGGCGAAGGCCTCCCTGGCGACGCCCTCGACGCCGGAACCGATGATCACGGCGGAGAGCTTCTCATCCAGCTCATCGGCGAGCTTGCGGCCCTCCCCGATGAGCTCGAGGCCCACGCTGCGGGGGGTGCCCTCATGGAGCTCCAGGTAGACCCACACGCCCTTGTAAGCGGTCTTGTCCACCGCGACCACCTTCTCCTCCACCTCACGGATGATGGCGGAGACGGGGCAGACCTCGACGCAGGCGCCGCACTGGGTGCAGGCGGGCCCGATCACCGCGGTGGGACCCTCCATGGAGATGGCATCAAAGGGGCAGGTGCTCACGCAGGCGGAGCAGCCTACGCATTTGTCTTCAAGAACCTTCACGGCCATTTTCTGGGTTCCTTCCTAGATGATCTTGGCTTCAGCGAGTTTCTGCATCAGTTCGGCGACGGACTCCCGAGCCGTGGCTTTCTGGATCTTGGTACCGTCCGAGCGCTTCTCAGGGCTGAAGATCCGGCGCACCTGGGTGGGGGAGCCCTTGAGTCCCAGCTTGGCCGCGTCCACAGCCAGATCCTCGACCGTGAAGGTGGTGATGGGGGTGCGCAGCGCCCGGAGCACGCCCCGGCAGGTGCTGTAGCGGGGTTCATTGATGGTCTTGACCACGGTGATGACCATGGGAAGGCTGCCCGTGAGGATCTCGAAGCACTCCTCCTGCTCTCGCTGGACCTTGACCGTGCCCTCCTCGATCTCGAGGCGGGAGACGTAGGTGAACTGGGGCAGGCCGAGGTGCTCAGCCATCTCGGGGCCCACCTGGGCCGTATCGCCATCGATGGCCTGCTTGCCACAGAGGATGAGGTCGAACTGGCCGATCTTGCGGACCGCAGCGGCCAGCGTGTAGCTGGTGGCCAGGGTGTCGGCACCGCCGAAGGCCCGGTCGCTCACCAGCACCGCCTCATCGGCACCCATGGCCAGGCACTCCTTGAGGGCTTCCTTGGCCTGGGGGGGGCCCATGGTGAGGACCGTGACCTTGCCGCCATGAAGCTCGCGCAGCTGGAGGGCGGCCTCCAGGGCGTGGGCATCGAAGGGATTCACGATGCTCGGGACGCCCTGCCTCACCAGGGTATTGGTCACGGGATCAATCCGGACCTCGGTGGTGTCGGGCACCTGTTTGATGCAGACGATGATATTCATTGGGTCCAATACCTCCAGAATGCTGTACCGAGTGGGGATTTGAAGGGTCTACTTTAGCAGATGGCCGGCGATGACCATGCGCTGGATCTGGTTGGTCCCCTCGAAGATCTGATGGACCTTGGCATCCCGCATCAGCTTCTCCACCGGGTATTCCCGACTGTAGCCATAACCACCGAAGATCTGCACCGCATCAGTCGTGACCTCCATGGCTGTGTCCGTGGCGAACTTCTTGGCCATGGCCGCCTCCTTGCCGAAGGGCAGGCCCCTCTGCTTGAGACAGGCGGCCCGGTAGGTGAGGAGTCGGGAGGCCTCCACCTTGGTGGCCATGTCCGCCAGCATGAAGGACACGCCCTGGTTGGCGGCGACGGGCTTGCCGAACTGCTGGCGCTCCTTGGCGTAGCGGATGGAGTGATCCAGGGCGGCCTGGGCGATGCCGAGCGCCTGGGCCGCACAGCCAATGCGGCCGACATCCAGGGTCTGCATGCAGTATTTGAAGGCACCCCCCTCCTTGCCCAGGAGATTGGCCTTGGGGACCCGCACATCCTGCAGGATGATCTCGGTCGTTACCGCGGAGCGCAGGCCCATCTTGTGCTCCTTCTTGCCCATGGAGAAGCCCGGGGTACCCTTCTCGACGATGAAGCAGCTCAGCCCTTTGAGCCCCTTGCTGCGGTCGGTCACGGCGATGACCAGGTAGATATCGGCATAATTGCTGATGAAGCACTTGGTGCCGTTGATAACCCAGCAGTCACCGTCCAGGACAGCAGTGGTCTGCTGGGCGGAAGCATCGCTCCCCGCCCCGGGTTCCGTGAGGGCGAAGCCGCCCAGGGCGCTGCCCTCCACCAGGGGACGGAGGTACTTCTGCTTCTGTTCCTCGGTGCCATGCATGGAGATGGGGAAGCCCCCCAGTCCACCTCCCCCGATGGAGATACAGAGGGAGACATCCACCCGGGCGATCTCCTCCGTGGCGATGATGTAGCTCAGGTAGTCACCCCCGGCCCCGCCGTACTGGTCAGGGTAATGGACACCCTGGAGCCCGTAGCTGGCCACCTTGTCAAAGAGGGCGCGGTCGAAACGCTCCTCTTCGTCGCGCTCCTGGACACTGGGGGCGATGAAGGTCTCGGCGACCTGCCTGGCCAGCTTCTGGACCATCCTGTTCTCTTCTGAAAGCTCGAATTGCATCCGCAATCTCCTGGCTGCTGCCTGCGCCCGGGAAGGCGCGCGTGTTCAGGGGAAACCCGTGGAGGGGATCAGGCGATCCGCTCCACACCTTTCGTGATGAGTTCCTTCAACCCGCCCCAGGCGGGGTTGAAGAGTTCCGCGGGCATGAGACGGAGTTCCCTGGCGATCCTGGGCCTGAAGGCCATGTGGGCCAGGATGTCCTTCTCCAGGTCCACTCCGGGTGCGATCTCGACCAGGGTCAGCTCCCCCTGCTCCAGACTGAAGACCGCCCGCTCGGTCACGTAGAGCACGGGCTGGTGGATCTGGGCGGCGTACCGGCCGCTGAAGGTGATCTGCTCGACCTCACGGCAGAACTTGGTGCTCTTGCCCTCCTGGAGGATCACCAGCCTCCCGTTGCGGGCCTCCACCTTGAGCCCCCCTGCCGTGAAAGACCCGCAGAAGACGATCTTCTTGGAGCTCTGGGTGATGTTGATGAAGCCCCCGCAGCCATTGGGCCTGCCCCTGAAGCGGCTGACATTCACGTTTCCGTCGGGATCGGTCTGGGCGAAGCCGAGAAAGGCCACATCCAGCCCGCCGCCATCGTAGAAGTCGAACTGGGCATGGTGCTCAATGATCGCCTCGGCATTGTAGGCATGACCGAAGTTGGGCTGGCTGGCGGGCACCCCGCCGATTCCGCCCCCCTCCGTGGTCAGGGTGATCAGCTCGGAGGCCCCTTCCTCAGCGGCCACGGCCGCCACATCCGTGGGTATCCCGATCCCCAGGTTCACGACATTCCCTTCCGAGAGCTCCATGGCCGCCCGCCGGGCGATGATCTTCCGCTCATCCAGCGCCAGCTCTGGAAGAGAGCCCAGGGGAACCTTGATGTCCCCGGCGAAGGCCGGGCTGTAGTAGAGTCCTTCCGTCTGCCAGGAACAGTCCTGGGAAGAGGCCTGGACCACGTGATCCACCAGGATCCCTGGGACTTTCACATCCTTGGGATGGAGGGTGCCGTTCTTGACGAGGTGCTCCACCTGCGCGATGACGATCCCGCCGGAATTCCGGGCGGCCTGGGCCAGGGGCAGCGCCTCCAGGAGCATCCCCTCGTTGGACATGGTGATGTTCCCGTTCTCGTCGGCGCAGGTGCCGCGGATCAGGGCGACATCCACCGGAAAGGACCTGTAGAAGAGGTATTCCTCCCCCTCGAAGTCCACCACCTTCACGATGTCCTCTGTGGCGGCGGCGTTCATGCGACCGCCCTCCACCCTCGGATCCACGAAGGTGCCCAGCCCCACCTTGGTCAACAGCCCCGGGCGTCCAGCGGCGATCTCACGCCAAAGCTGGATGATCACACCCTGGGGAAGGCAGTAGCCCTCGAGCTGATTCTCCACCAGGAGCTTCGAGAGTCCAGCGGAGGAACCCAGGATGCCCCCGATCCAGCGCTTGATCAGGCCGGCCTTCCCAAAGCGGGTCGTCCCCCGCTCCTTCCAGTCACCCACGGCCGAGCCATGGACCAGGGTGATCCCTCGGGGATGACCCCCAGCCAGGAATCGCTGCTCAATGGCCCGGGCCACCTCCTCGGCCCAGCCCGCCAGCCCCAGGGCACTCACCCCGACCGTGGCTCCGTCGGCGATCAGCCCCGCTGCGGATTCAGCTGTTATCAATTTTCTCATCACAACACCACCCATCACAGACATCGTGTTAATAATTTTTTTTATTACAAAATCAAGACAGAGGCACCCCACACAAGCCTAAACAAAAGACTATGAGGTGACCAGCAGACGCCAATCAAAAACCAAATCGTCTAATTACTCAATTTAATATGCAATCAAAAGCTCAACCCAAAACGATATGTATTTCACGAGAAAAGACTAGCACGGCCTGTCATCGATTTTTGGAATCCTAGCAATGATATGTTCCGATTGCAGAAATCGATAAGGTTGATTGCCAAACAGCATGCCCCCCCCAAGAGGGCCGATCCGGGGCGGTACGCTAGACTTTCCGGGTGCCCGGTGCGCTGGCAAGGAATCCGCATGCTCCTCCTCGGTCTCGAGTCCTCCTGTGATGACTGCTCCGCCGCAGTGGTCCGGGAAACCCCTGCCGGCCCGGAGATCCTCTCCCTGGTCCGGCGCAGCCAGGATGAGCTGCATGCCCCCTATGGGGGCGTGGTCCCGGAGCTGGCGGCCAGGGACCACCTTCTGAACGTCGGCGGCGTGGTCTCCGAAGCCCTCACCCAGGCTGGCCTCACCCTGGAGGCCCTGGACCGGATCGCAGTGACCCAAGGTCCCGGACTGGTGGGCAGTCTCCTGACCACCTTCAGCGCCTCCAAGGCCATGGCCTGGCGGAAGGGCATCCCCTGGCTGGGGGTCCACCACCTGCTGGGACACCTCAACGCCGCCCGCTTCGGCGCTCCGGACTTGGCCTTCCCCGCCCTGGTGCTGCTGGTCTCCGGTGGGCACACCCATCTCTACCGCGCCGAAGACTGGACCCACCTGGAGTTGCTGCAGAAGACCCGGGACGATGCCGCCGGCGAGGCCTTCGACAAAACCGCCAGGATGCTGGGACTCGGCTATCCCGGGGGACCCATCGTGGACCGCTGCGCTCAGCGCGCAGAGAAGGCCGCCCGGCCTTTCACCCCCCCCAAATTCCGGGATGGCCGACCCTCCTGGAGCTTCTCTGGCCTCAAGACGGCCATGAAGCTGCGGATCGCCGAGGAACCCGGCCTGGAAAGCGCCGGACCGGATGACCCCAGAGTCCAGGCCCTCTGCCGCAGCCTCAATGAGACCGTGGCCGCCTGGCTCCTCAAGCCCGTCCCGGAATGGGCCGCGGCCACGGGTGCCCGGAGCATGGCCATCTCCGGCGGCGTGGCCTGCAACTCCGAGCTCCGCGCCCGAGCCGCCAGGACGGCCCAAAAACTGGGACTCCAGCTGGCCATCCCCGAGCCGAGGCTGTGCACCGACAACGGGGCCATGGTCGCCGCAGCAGGAGCCCTGCTGCCCCTCTCCGGAGATCCCTGGGCCCTCAACGCCGATGCAGACCTGAAATTCTGAGACAGGAGACTCCCATGGCAGTCACCCGGGAAGATGTGCTGCGCTGCGCCCAGCTGACCCACCTGAGCCTCCGGGAGGAGGAGGTCGAGCCCATGCGGAAGGCCATGGCCCGCCTGCTGGAGCACGCCCAGAGCCTGGAGGCCCTGGACCTCGCGGCGGTCGAGCCCACCACCCATGGCCAAGCCCTGCCCTTACGCAGGCGGGAGGATCTCCCGGTGGAGGGCCTCACCCAGGCCGAGGCCCTTGGCAACGCGCCCTCAAGCGAACTCGGCTGCTTCAGGGTGCCGAAGGTGCTATAGCCCGGGCTGCCTGGTCCAGCGCCCTGCGGGATTCGGGACTCCAGCACCGCCCCTCCTCTTCCCGGAGGGCCCGGGCCAGCAGGACAGCAAAGTCACCCTCCCCCCCTCGGGCCCTGAGGGCCAGGTCCGGCAGCCAGGTGGAGTTCAGAGTCCGGTAGTAGCGCCGCCGGGCTGCAAAATCCGTCAGGAGATCATCCGGATGGGGATGGGAGAAGGCATAGGCCCTGAAGCAGGCCTCTGCCGCCTTGGCCCGGAGTTCCCTGCGATGGCGATCTGCATTGATCCACTCATGGGCTCCGGCCATGCGGGGGTCCTGGTTCCGCACGGAAGCCCATTCCCGGGCACTGAAGCCCTCCGGGGCGAGGTCCCTGGTGCCGCATCCGGGCGCCAGGGAGAGACAGAGCATGAAGCAGGCAGATCGTTGGAATGGCATCCGGGGGCTCCCCGGGTTTCATTCTAGGCCCAAAGCCCGAAGAACATCATGGATGATTCACACGAATCTACTTGAAATACCCGGGCTCGCTCCAGGCTGCCTTGACGTAGGCCAGGATGCCCTGAGCGATGACCTCTGCAGAGTTACGCTCATTGTTGAAGATTGCGTCATGGAACTTCAGATCGGAGATATCGACCCCGAGACAGTCGCTGATGAACTTCTCCCGGATCTTGGTGTTCTTCTTCACGATGTCCCGGGCCTCCTCCTGGGAAACACAGAGCCGGTCGGCCATGGACTGGATCCGCCAGAGGAGCCCCGCCTCGAGGCGGAAATGGAAGCAGTTCTTGAGGGCATGGCAGAGCACCGCTCCCCCGCGGCCGACGATGATGGCATTGCCCACAGCCGCAAGTCGGATGATGTGCTTGGCGATCTGCTCGAAGGCGGCATCATGGGTCACGTGATCGCTGGCATTCAGCCCCAGAGCCTCCAAAAGATGGGTCGTATCGCCAAGATTGCGGAGCAGCCTGAGGGAGATTCCCTCATCCTGGGCGACCCGCTCGATAAGAGCCTTGTCGAACAGCGTCCAGGACTCACCTGTGGAGGCCTCGAGCAGCACCTTGAGCTTCTCGGCCACCGGGTACCCCTCGCAACCGAACTCACGGGAGATGGTGATGGTGGGACGGAGCTTCCGCTCCGGAGTTGGATGGGCGCCTTCCTGGATCCGGGCCCAACCGGCAAGCCGGATCTCGACACTGGGGGGGAGGGAGGAGAGTGGCTTTGACATGGCGGACCTCATTTCCGCAGCAATAGACTGGGGTGGTTCCCAACGCGAAATGTAGGTTCAAAGCCCCTGGGCGGTAGGGGGAAAATGCCCGCCACGGACATTTCAACCAGGGCAGCTCCAACGCCTTGCGGCGTCACCACGATCGCACCACATTGGGTGCACACCCGAAAGGCAGAGCCCCATGTCAGAGACCCGACCTCTTCTCATCCCCAAGTCCCCGGAGGACCCCTCCATCCCTGAGCAGCTCCTGGTCCTCTTCTCCAAAGTGGCCCAGGAGAGCGGCGGCTATGTGGTGCCCCACCCCGAGGCGCACTGCATCAACATCGTCTTCGGAGCCCATCAGGTGGAAGTGATCATCAACCAGAGACGATGAGCGTACCCCCGGCTCCCTTCCAAGCATCCAATGGCGAGGGGCGAAATACCGTTGGGTGTCTGAAGGTTGGGTTGTTGGAGGGGATTCCCTCCGGTGTTCCGCCCTCCTCTCCCTGCAAGGGTGCCAGGGGGGTGACTCTGCGGCGGTGGCGTCGGTACACTGAGGCCATGAAACCAAGCACCCTGCGAGCCATCATGACCATCCTGCGGGACCCCGTGCGGGGCTGCCCCTGGGATGCCAAGCAGGACCACCAGACCCTGGCCGAGCACCTCCGCGAGGAGGCGGCGGAGACCTTGGACGCCATCGCCGCCCACCGACCCGGCGACCCGGAGCTGGAGCGCCACCTGTGCGAGGAACTGGGTGACCTCTGGCTCCAGATCGCCTTCCACGCCCAGCTCGCCCAGGAACGGGGCGCCTGGGACCTGCACGATGTTGAGCGGATGGGGGTGGAGAAGCTCGTACGGCGCCATCCGCATGTCTTCGCCGATGTCGATGTGGAGAGTGCCGAGGATGTCCTGGTCAACTGGGCGGCCATCAAGAAGCAGGAGAAGGCGGACCTGGGCCAGGAACAGCACAAGCGGCTCCTGGACGGCATGACCCCCAGCCTATCCCCCCTGGATGAGGCCTTTGAGATCGGCCACCGCTGCGCCAAGGTCGGCTTCGACTGGCCGGACCTGGAGGGCGTACTGGACAAGGTCCGGGAAGAGATTGGGGAACTCCAGGCGGAATCGGACATGGAAAGGGTCGAAGCCGAATTCGGGGATGTCCTCTTCAGCCTCGTCCAGTGGGCCCGGAAGAAGGGCCTGGACCCGGATCTCGCCCTCAGACGTCAGATCAGGCGCTTCCGGGGGCGTTTCACCGCCGTCGAGGACATGGCCATGGCAAAGGGGGGCTGGGAGGCCCAGGATCCAGGCAGCCTCGAGGCGGCCTGGCAGGCAGCCAAGCGGAGCGAAACCCGATGAGCACCCTCCCCTTCTACCTCGTGACCCTCTGCCAGCCCTCCTGGGATGAGGCCCTGGCCTGCGCGAGGACCCTGCCGCCCGAGGCCATGCCTGAGCTGCGTCTGGACCTCTTCCCGGGCCTGGATCTGGAGAACGCGATCCGCAGCCTGCGTCGGCGCTGCCTGGTCACCTGCCGCCGGGTCTCGGATGGCGGGCGCTGGCCCGATGCAGACGAGACAGGGCGCCAGGAGTTGATGAGGCTTGCCGCGGACTCCAAACCCACCTGGATGGACTGGGAGTGGGATCTGGAGGTCCCTGAATGGCTCCAGGAGAGCCGGACCCACATCCGGATCCTCCGCAGCGTCCATGTCTCTCCCGGGGTCTTCGATCTGGAAGAGCGGCTCAAAAATCTCCCCTCTGGGGATGCCTTCAAGTGGGTCGGCCATGCCGGGCGCCAGCCTGACAATGCTCTCCTCAAGCCCCTCCTCGCCTGGGCCAGAGACCACCAGATCCCGCTGACGGCCTTCCTCATGGGCGCCAAGGGCATCGCCAGCCGCTGCCTGCAGGGCGCCTGGGGCGGCATCTGCACCTATGCAGCCCCTGACGACCTACCCCCGGCCGCCCCTGGCCAGGTCCCCCTGAGCACCATGCGGACCTGGCGATGTCATCGGCTCACCCCCTCCTTCGGCCTCTGTGGCGTCCTGGGCTCTCCCGTCATGCACTCCAAAGGCCCCGCCTTTCATAATGAACGCTTCCAGCGGAGCCTGAAGGACCTGCTCTATCTCCCTCTGGAGTGCGGGGACGCCGAAGAGGCCCTGGAGGCCATGGAGGCCCTGGGCATGCTGGGGGCAAGCCTCACCATGCCCCTCAAGGAGACGGTCCCCGCCCTCCTGGGCCTCAAGGGCCCCCTCAACACCCTCTGGCGCAGATCCCCGGCAGAGACATTCCAGGCCGCCAATACCGATGCAGAGGCCCTGGAATCCAGCCTCTCCGAGCTTCCCAAGGGCCCGGTCCTCGTACTGGGGAGTGGAGGCGTTGCCCTCAGTTCCAAGGCGGTGGTGGAGGCCGCAGGACGCCCCGCCCTCCTGCTCTCCCGCCGGGAGCCCCTGAGCCCTGTCGAAATCGAGGCCTTCCAGCCGGTGGGCGTGATCCAGGCCACCAGTCTGGGCATGGCTCCAGAGGACCCCCTGCCCTTTCCCGAACACCTGGCCGCCGCCCTCCCGAGCCTCCGCTGGGGCATCGAGTGGATCTACAAGGAGGAGACGGCCTTTGCCGCCTGGGTGCGCCAGGAGCGCCTCCGCCTCGTGGAGGGCTCCCGGCTCTTCGAGCTGCAGGCCCTGGCCCAGTCACGGCGCTTCATCGAGCAGTGTGGGGGCTGAGATCTAGCCGGCCCAGGAAGGGAAAGGCCTCCCCCGCAGGAGAGGCCTTTCCCTTCCGGAGGACCTGGACTACTCGGCGGCTGCCGGCTCGTTGCTGATCCCGACCTTGTCGAAGATCCAGAAGGCCAGGCTCAGGACGATGGCCACCACCGTGCCCAGGGCCATGCCCTTGAGCTCCACCGTGCCGAGCTTCACCGCGGCACCGCTGATGCCGCTGACCAGGACCACGCTGGTGAGCACCAGGTTGCGGGGCTTGGTGTAGTCCACCTTCTGCTCCACCAGCATGCGAATGCCAGCGGCGGCGATGACGCCGAAGAGGAGGAGGCAGACTCCGCCCATGACCGGCACGGGGATGGCCCGGATGGCGGCGGCGATCTTGCCGCAGAAGCTCACCAGGACCGCGATGATAGCGGCGCCCCCGATGACCCAGACGCTGTAGACCTTGGTGATGGCCATGACGCCGATGTTCTCGCCGTAGGTCGTGTTGGGGGTGGCACCGGTGAGACCAGAGAGCACGTTCGAGATGCCGTCACCCAGGAGGGAGCGGTGGAGTCCAGGCTGCTTCATCAGGTCCCGGCCCACGATGTTGCCGGTCACCATCAGGTGGCCCACATGCTCGGCCAGTACCACCAGGGCAGCAGGCATGATCATCATGATGGCCTGGGTATGGAAGACGGGCTTGTAGAGGGTGGGCACCTGGAACCAGGGCGCTGCGGCGATGGAGGCCAGGTCCACCTTCCCCATGATCAGGGAGAGGACGGTGCCGCCCACCACGCCGAGGAGGACGGGGATGACCGCCAGAAAGCCCCGCAGGAGCACCGAACAGAGGATGGTGACCAGCAGGGTGACCATGGAGATGGTGACGGCCGAGCCCACGGTGAAGGTGGGGCCCACCTGGCCGGTGAGCCCGGCCATGTTGGCGGCGGCGGGGGCCAGCTCCAGGCCGATGATGGCGACGATGGCTCCCATGGCCGCAGGGGGGAAGATCACATCGATCCAGCGGGTACCGGCCACCCGGACCACCTGGCTGACAATGATGAAGAAGATGCCGAAGGCGATGAAGCCGGCCTGGGCCGCGGCGTAGCCCCCGAACTCAGGCTTGGCCATCACAGCGAAGACCGGGGCGATGAAGGCAAAGCTGGAGCCCAGATATGCGGGAATCTTGCCTTTGCAGATGAAGAGGTAGATCAGGGTGCCCACACCGTTCATCAGAAGGCAGGTGGCCGGGTTCACCTTGAAGAGAAAGG
The sequence above is drawn from the uncultured Holophaga sp. genome and encodes:
- a CDS encoding electron transfer flavoprotein subunit alpha, with amino-acid sequence MAVKVLEDKCVGCSACVSTCPFDAISMEGPTAVIGPACTQCGACVEVCPVSAIIREVEEKVVAVDKTAYKGVWVYLELHEGTPRSVGLELIGEGRKLADELDEKLSAVIIGSGVEGVAREAFACGVDQVYLVDAPELQHYSTDGFTIALSDLIETYHPSVILLGATNDGRDLGPRVACRVSTGLTADCTGLGIDEATGLVAWTRPAFGGNIMATILCPDHRPQMGTVRPSVFKKPVPDYSRSGEIIRVPSKVNAADIRTRLLEVVKLQGAVCNLEEAEVIVSGGRGLKKPEHFALIQELADVLGGAVGASRAAVDAGWIPHMHQVGQTGKTVGPKIYFAIGISGAIQHVAGMSSSDLIIAVNKDPHAPIFDIATFGIVGDAVEVLPLMIEEFRKVKAQG
- a CDS encoding electron transfer flavoprotein subunit beta/FixA family protein, coding for MNIIVCIKQVPDTTEVRIDPVTNTLVRQGVPSIVNPFDAHALEAALQLRELHGGKVTVLTMGPPQAKEALKECLAMGADEAVLVSDRAFGGADTLATSYTLAAAVRKIGQFDLILCGKQAIDGDTAQVGPEMAEHLGLPQFTYVSRLEIEEGTVKVQREQEECFEILTGSLPMVITVVKTINEPRYSTCRGVLRALRTPITTFTVEDLAVDAAKLGLKGSPTQVRRIFSPEKRSDGTKIQKATARESVAELMQKLAEAKII
- a CDS encoding acyl-CoA dehydrogenase codes for the protein MQFELSEENRMVQKLARQVAETFIAPSVQERDEEERFDRALFDKVASYGLQGVHYPDQYGGAGGDYLSYIIATEEIARVDVSLCISIGGGGLGGFPISMHGTEEQKQKYLRPLVEGSALGGFALTEPGAGSDASAQQTTAVLDGDCWVINGTKCFISNYADIYLVIAVTDRSKGLKGLSCFIVEKGTPGFSMGKKEHKMGLRSAVTTEIILQDVRVPKANLLGKEGGAFKYCMQTLDVGRIGCAAQALGIAQAALDHSIRYAKERQQFGKPVAANQGVSFMLADMATKVEASRLLTYRAACLKQRGLPFGKEAAMAKKFATDTAMEVTTDAVQIFGGYGYSREYPVEKLMRDAKVHQIFEGTNQIQRMVIAGHLLK
- a CDS encoding acyl CoA:acetate/3-ketoacid CoA transferase produces the protein MRKLITAESAAGLIADGATVGVSALGLAGWAEEVARAIEQRFLAGGHPRGITLVHGSAVGDWKERGTTRFGKAGLIKRWIGGILGSSAGLSKLLVENQLEGYCLPQGVIIQLWREIAAGRPGLLTKVGLGTFVDPRVEGGRMNAAATEDIVKVVDFEGEEYLFYRSFPVDVALIRGTCADENGNITMSNEGMLLEALPLAQAARNSGGIVIAQVEHLVKNGTLHPKDVKVPGILVDHVVQASSQDCSWQTEGLYYSPAFAGDIKVPLGSLPELALDERKIIARRAAMELSEGNVVNLGIGIPTDVAAVAAEEGASELITLTTEGGGIGGVPASQPNFGHAYNAEAIIEHHAQFDFYDGGGLDVAFLGFAQTDPDGNVNVSRFRGRPNGCGGFINITQSSKKIVFCGSFTAGGLKVEARNGRLVILQEGKSTKFCREVEQITFSGRYAAQIHQPVLYVTERAVFSLEQGELTLVEIAPGVDLEKDILAHMAFRPRIARELRLMPAELFNPAWGGLKELITKGVERIA
- the tsaD gene encoding tRNA (adenosine(37)-N6)-threonylcarbamoyltransferase complex transferase subunit TsaD encodes the protein MLLLGLESSCDDCSAAVVRETPAGPEILSLVRRSQDELHAPYGGVVPELAARDHLLNVGGVVSEALTQAGLTLEALDRIAVTQGPGLVGSLLTTFSASKAMAWRKGIPWLGVHHLLGHLNAARFGAPDLAFPALVLLVSGGHTHLYRAEDWTHLELLQKTRDDAAGEAFDKTARMLGLGYPGGPIVDRCAQRAEKAARPFTPPKFRDGRPSWSFSGLKTAMKLRIAEEPGLESAGPDDPRVQALCRSLNETVAAWLLKPVPEWAAATGARSMAISGGVACNSELRARAARTAQKLGLQLAIPEPRLCTDNGAMVAAAGALLPLSGDPWALNADADLKF
- the gatC gene encoding Asp-tRNA(Asn)/Glu-tRNA(Gln) amidotransferase subunit GatC; the protein is MAVTREDVLRCAQLTHLSLREEEVEPMRKAMARLLEHAQSLEALDLAAVEPTTHGQALPLRRREDLPVEGLTQAEALGNAPSSELGCFRVPKVL
- a CDS encoding cytidylate kinase-like family protein, coding for MSKPLSSLPPSVEIRLAGWARIQEGAHPTPERKLRPTITISREFGCEGYPVAEKLKVLLEASTGESWTLFDKALIERVAQDEGISLRLLRNLGDTTHLLEALGLNASDHVTHDAAFEQIAKHIIRLAAVGNAIIVGRGGAVLCHALKNCFHFRLEAGLLWRIQSMADRLCVSQEEARDIVKKNTKIREKFISDCLGVDISDLKFHDAIFNNERNSAEVIAQGILAYVKAAWSEPGYFK
- the mazG gene encoding nucleoside triphosphate pyrophosphohydrolase, producing the protein MKPSTLRAIMTILRDPVRGCPWDAKQDHQTLAEHLREEAAETLDAIAAHRPGDPELERHLCEELGDLWLQIAFHAQLAQERGAWDLHDVERMGVEKLVRRHPHVFADVDVESAEDVLVNWAAIKKQEKADLGQEQHKRLLDGMTPSLSPLDEAFEIGHRCAKVGFDWPDLEGVLDKVREEIGELQAESDMERVEAEFGDVLFSLVQWARKKGLDPDLALRRQIRRFRGRFTAVEDMAMAKGGWEAQDPGSLEAAWQAAKRSETR
- a CDS encoding type I 3-dehydroquinate dehydratase, which encodes MSTLPFYLVTLCQPSWDEALACARTLPPEAMPELRLDLFPGLDLENAIRSLRRRCLVTCRRVSDGGRWPDADETGRQELMRLAADSKPTWMDWEWDLEVPEWLQESRTHIRILRSVHVSPGVFDLEERLKNLPSGDAFKWVGHAGRQPDNALLKPLLAWARDHQIPLTAFLMGAKGIASRCLQGAWGGICTYAAPDDLPPAAPGQVPLSTMRTWRCHRLTPSFGLCGVLGSPVMHSKGPAFHNERFQRSLKDLLYLPLECGDAEEALEAMEALGMLGASLTMPLKETVPALLGLKGPLNTLWRRSPAETFQAANTDAEALESSLSELPKGPVLVLGSGGVALSSKAVVEAAGRPALLLSRREPLSPVEIEAFQPVGVIQATSLGMAPEDPLPFPEHLAAALPSLRWGIEWIYKEETAFAAWVRQERLRLVEGSRLFELQALAQSRRFIEQCGG